The following proteins are encoded in a genomic region of Nicotiana sylvestris chromosome 4, ASM39365v2, whole genome shotgun sequence:
- the LOC104210980 gene encoding sterol carrier protein 2 translates to MADNSTQLKSDAIFEQMKLHLTTDAGKALIKKIGLVYQINIAPKKIGFNEKVYVVDLKKGETKEGPYEGGKPDATFSFKDDDFVKIATGKMNPQIAFMRGAMKIKGSISAAQKFTPDIFPKPSKM, encoded by the exons ATGGCGGACAATTCCACTCAGTTGAAATCCGATGCTATATTTGAGCAAATGAAACTTCATCTCACTACTGATGCTGGCAAGGCACTCATAAAAAAAATTGGCCTCGTTTACCAAATCAACATCGCCCCAAAG AAAATTGGATTCAATGAGAAGGTGTATGTTGTTGATCTGAAGAAAGGAGAAACAAAGGAAG GGCCATACGAGGGTGGGAAACCCGATGCAACCTTTTCATTTAAGGATGATGATTTTGTGAAGATTGCCACTGGAAAAATGAATCCCCAAATTGCTTTTATGAG GGGTGCAATGAAAATTAAGGGCAGCATAAGTGCAGCACAGAAATTCACACCTGACATTTTCCCAAAGCCTTCAAAAATGTGA